CAGGATGTGGTTTCGTGTTAGCACTCACGTCGACCGAGTGCTAAACCTTCCGGGCCAAAGTCTAGGCAAACCCCCTTCTTCCCTCAAGGGGAATCAGGGCGATTCTCTCCGAATAGGCCGCCTGATTTTCCGGGCAAGCTCCTCCGAATGACTTGTTTTGATGTTTTTTGACTTAGGCGTTCAGCTCCCAGGAGGGGTCGGGGGCGAAGGTGACGTCGCAGCGGATGCCCCGCCGGAAGGAGGAGTAGCCCGCCGCGGCGATCATGACCCCGTTGTCGGTGCACAGGTCCCGAGGAGGGAGGTACACCCGCCATCCCCGGCGCGCCCCTTCCTCCTCCAGCCCCGCGCGAAGAGCGCTGTTGGCCCCCACTCCCCCCGAAAGGGCCACCTGGCGCACCCCGGTCTGCTCCACCGCGACCCGGGTCTTCTCCAGGAGGGAGGCCACGGCGGCCCGTTGGAAGGAGGCGCACAGGTCCTCCACCGGAACGGGAAGACCGTCCTTCTCCAGCCGCTTCAGGACCCAGAGCACCGCCGTCTTCAGACCGCTGAAGCTGAACTCCACCACCCCGGAGCCGGAGAGGGGCACCGGAAGGGGAAAGGCCTCCGGGTTTCCCGTCGCGGCAAGACGGTCCACCACGGGCCCCCCGGGATAGCCCAGGCCCAGGAGCTTGGCCACCTTGTCGTAGGCCTCCCCCGCCGCGTCGTCCCGGGTTCCCCCCAGAACCTGGTAGTCCCCGAAGGCCCGCAC
The sequence above is drawn from the Aminomonas paucivorans DSM 12260 genome and encodes:
- the tsaD gene encoding tRNA (adenosine(37)-N6)-threonylcarbamoyltransferase complex transferase subunit TsaD; this encodes MTLVAGDPFLTLGIETSCDDTAVAVLEGPRRVLAAGLSSQVEDHAPHGGVVPELASRKHQEAILPLLHQVLDRAGIRNPARELHLVAVTSGPGLMGSLLVGVMTAKALSQAWEVPLVSVNHLEGHLFANVVAHGDLKPPFLCLIVSGGHTEILLVRAFGDYQVLGGTRDDAAGEAYDKVAKLLGLGYPGGPVVDRLAATGNPEAFPLPVPLSGSGVVEFSFSGLKTAVLWVLKRLEKDGLPVPVEDLCASFQRAAVASLLEKTRVAVEQTGVRQVALSGGVGANSALRAGLEEEGARRGWRVYLPPRDLCTDNGVMIAAAGYSSFRRGIRCDVTFAPDPSWELNA